AGAACGCCGCGCACAGGCCGCACGCCAAGTTGAAAAAGACGTGCGCGACACCTGGGCCGGCATGATCTCGGCGGCTGAACGCGCGCGCCAGTTCCTCGATCAGGCGACCGCCAACGAAAAAGTCGTGAACGTGTATCTCGACCAGTTCAGCCTCGACCGCCGCACGCTGCTCGACGTACTGGACTCGCAGAACGAACTCTTCGTGTCGCGCTCCAACCACGTGAACTCGCTCTACACCGAAATGTTCGCCGTGTTCCGCGTGCTGGCCCTCGAAGGCCGCCTGCTGGGCTCGATGGGCATTCCGCGTCCCCGCGAGGCGAAGCTGAAGTAATCCGCCGTGTCGGACCCCGGTCAGCAATTACCCGCGACCCCTGCAACGCCGGAAACCGACGAACTGGGAAACGCATGGCCGCTTGAAGCCGCGCGCGTATCGCTCGACGACCCGCTCATGGAATGCCTGGCCATCATCGCCGCCGAAAACGGGCGGCGCACGACGGCTGCAGCCCTATCTTCAGGTCTGCCGGTGCATGGCAAGCAGATGGCATCGCCCGCCGCATTTGTGCGCGCGGCCGACCGTATCGGCTTCACCGCCCGCATGGTGCGCCGCCCGATCACCGACCTGATCGACCATCCCGGCCTGCCCGCGATCCTTGTCCTCAAGCGTAACCTTGCCGCCATCCTGCGCGGCCGCGTGGGCGACAAATTCGCGGTGCTGTTCCCCGAAACGCCCGATGCGCCGACGCTGCTGACGCTGGATGAATTGCGCCAGCGTTTCAACGATTACGCCTTCTTCGTGCGCCCGCGCGCGAACCTTGACGCGCGCACCGGCCCCGCCGAAATCGACCCAACGCGCTCGTGGTTCTGGGGCGCGCTGTACCGTCACCGCAAGATTTATTACGAAGTCGGCCTCGCGGCGGTTGTAATCAACATCTTGGCCATCGCCAGCCCGCTGTTCACGATGAACGTCTATGACCGCGTCATCCCGAACTCGGCGTTTGAAACGCTGTGGTTTTTGGGCGCGGGCGTGTTCCTTGCCTATCTGTTCGACTTCTTCCTGAAAAACCTGCGCTCCCACTTCGTCGATACGGCGGGGCGCAAGGCGGACAACATTATCTCGTCGCGCATTTTCGAGCAGATGCTGGCCATGAAGATGGCGGCGCGCCCGCCGTCGGTCGGCGTGCATGCCGCGAACTTGCGCGAATTCGAAACGCTGCGCGATTTCTTCGCCTCTGCCACCATCGTGGCGGTCATCGATTTCCCGTTCATTATCCTCTTCATCCTGCTGATCTGGGTGATCGCGGGCCCGGTCGCCGTGGTCCCCGCCGTGCTGGTGCCGCTGTCGATGGGCGTCGGCGTGCTGCTGCAGGGTCCGCTCGACAAGGTCATCAAGGAAAGCATGAAGGAAGGCTCGTACAAAAGCAGCCTGATCTTTGAAACCCTTTCCGGCCTTGAAACCATCAAGGTGCAGGCGGCCGAAGGCCACATGCAGCGTAAATGGGAAGAACTGACCGAGCAGTCGTCGCGCACCAGCGTCAAGGCGCGCAGCGTATCCAGCTTCGGCGTGAACTTCGCCGTGCTGATGGCGAATATCTGCTCCGTCATCATGATCCTTTACGGCACTTACCTGATCGCCGACCACAAAATCACGATGGGTGCCCTGATCGCTTCCGTCATTCTCTCCGGCCGCTGCATGGCGCCGGTCGCATCGATTGCCGGCCTGCTGACGAAATGGAGCCAGTCGAAAGAAGCTCTCGAGAGACTTGACGAATTGATGAAGGCGCCGGTCGAACGCCCGATGGGGCAGGTGTTTATCTCCATGCCCGTCATGAAGGGGCAGCTGGAATTCCGCGACGTGGTGTTCCGTTATCCGAACCAGAAAACGCCTGCGCTACAAAACGTCACGATGTCAGTGAAGCCCGGCGAACATGTGGGCGTGATCGGCGCGGTCGGTTCCGGCAAGACGACGCTGGAGCGCTTGATCCTCAACCTTTACCAGCCCGAAGCCGGGTCGGTGCAGATCGACGGCGTCGATGTGCGCCAGATCGATCCCGCCGACCTGCGCCGCAATATCGGCGTGGTGCAGCAGACGCCTTACCTGTTCTTCGGCACGGTGCGCGAAAACATCACGTTGGGGCATGAATCCGTGCCCGACAGCGCAGTGCTGCGCGCCGCCGAAATGGCGGGCGTGATGAACTTCCTGCGCGATTCCGAAGCGGGCCTTGATACCCAGATCGGCGAACGCGGCGACAACCTGTCGGGCGGCCAGCGTCAGGCGATCGCGATTGCCCGCGCGCTGCTCTACGATCCGCCCATCCTGCTGCTCGATGAACCCACCGCATCCATCGATCCGGGGTCGGAGCGCCGGCTGTACGGCCACCTGAAGGAAATGATCAAGGGCAAGACGATCCTGCTGATCACGCACAAAAGCGCGGTGCTGGGCCTGATCGACAAGCTGGTCCTGATGGACCGCGGCCGCGTGATTGCGACCGGCCCGCGCGATGAAGTCATCCAGAAGCTGCAGGCGGGTGCATACCGCAGCGGCGGATCAGGGGGCGCACCCAATGAGTGACCCGAAGCAGAATCCGCCGCAGGGCGGCCAGATGAAGATCGAGCCGGTGAAAATCCCGGCATCGGAAGCTGCAGGCGCGAAGCCGAAGCAGGCACCGCCGCGCAAGCCCGCCGGCGGCGGCAAAAGCCTCGACATGAACGAATACGATTTGCGCAAGCTTGACCTGACGCGCAAATACGACGACGATTTTTCTCCCGCCGACGGTTTGTCGTTCCGCGACCACCTGATGCTTTATACGCTGGCGGGCATGCTGTTTATCTTCCTCGCCTGGGCGAATATCGCGACGCTGGATGAGGTGTCGCGCGGCGACGGCACGGTTGTGCCGTCATCCGAAGTGAAGGCCGTGCAAAACCTTGAAGGCGGCATCATCGACGAATTCATGGTCAAGGAAGGCGACACCGTCAAGTCCGGGCAGCCTCTATTGCGTATGCGCAACATCCAGGCGCGCGCCGATTTCGACGCGACCATGCAGAAATACCTCGGCACGCTTGCGACTACGCAGCGCCTGCAGGCCGAAACCGAAGGCAAGGACCTGATCTCCTTTACCGACGACGTGGTCAAGGGCGCGCCCGACAGCGTGCGGCAGGAACAGAACGCGTTCGATGCCAACAAGCGGCAGCTTGCCAATCAGTCCACAGTCCTGAAGGACCAACTGAGCCAGAAGGAACAGGAAGTGGCCGAATTGCAGCGCCGCATTGCCGACACCGGCTCGATGCTGGCGCTGGCGGTTGACGAGCGCAACATGGTGGAACCCATGGTCGCCAAGGGTGCCGCCAACAAGAAAGAACTGTTGCAGGTAAAACAGCGCATCGCCCAGCAATCGGCGGAGCTGAACGGCCTGCGCCTTGCGCTGCCGCGCTCGCAGACGGCGGTGAAGGAAGTGAAAAGCCGGCTTGAAACCCTGCTGACCGATTTCCGCGCGACATCGCAAAAGGAACTCGCCGAAAAAACGATCGAGATGAACACGATCAAGCAGACACTTGCCGCCTACCGCGACAAATCGGAGCGCACCGAAATCGTCGCGACCGTCAACGGCGTGGTGAAGGATATTAAAATTACTACCGTCGGCGGCGTTGTGCGCCCCGGCGAAACGATCATGGAAGTCGTCCCTGCAGACGACAAGCTGGTGGTGGAGGCGCGCATCCTGCCGCGCGATATCGCCTTTATCCATACCGGCCAGAACGCGATCGTGCGCCTGACCGCGTTTGATTTCTCCGTCTATGGCTCCCTCTCGGGCAAGGTCGTGGAAGTATCGCCAGACAGCATCATGAACGAAAAAGGCGAAAGCTTTTTCCGCGTGCGCGTCGAAACCGAACAAACCTCGGTGCAAAAGGGCGACAAGAAACTGGAAGTCATGTCGGGCATGCAGGCCACCGTCGATATCGTGACGGGCAAGAAAACCGTCATGCAATACCTGCTCAAGCCCTTTACCAAGGCGGCGCAGACGGCGATGCGCGAACGCTAAAAGCGTTTAATTTCATTGGGTTAATGTTAATGACTCGCTGATTATGGTATAATCGGCTACCATACTCATGTACCCCAGTTTTAACAGCATGAGAGGCCGCCGCTTGATCGCTTTCACCCCCGAAAACTTCCCCCTCTACCAGATCATTCAGGACATGAAACTGCCGGGGGCCGAGGTGGTGAAACAGGATTTCGAAGCCGCGCGCGATGGCGGCGACCGCGAAAAATACAGCTTCGCGATGGGGCTTTACACCGTGGCCGCCGCACCGGGCCTCAGCCAGAAAATTCCCGCGATGACACCCGCCGTTTTATCCGGCGCGCAAAAACAGGCCTATGATATTTTCGAAGAACTCGCCGCCCGCGATCACGCGCAGGCCGCGCTGATGACATCATACATGAAGGCCGCAGGGCAGGGCACGCCGCAGGATTTGCAGGGCGCGAAAACATGGCTCGACCGTGCGGAAGACCTTGGCGGCAAAAACGATTTCACACAAAAACTGCGCAAGCAGATCACGACCGTCTATCTGGTCGTCCCGCCCCGAAAAGCGGCAGGCCCCGCCTAGGGCCGATAAACCTTACCCGCCGTATCAATCGGATGCCGCACCGCATTCACACCCGTGCCCATGACATAGCCAGCCTGATAGCAGCCGGAGAGCGTGCCTGCGATGACGAACAGCAGCGCGATTGTGGCAAGCTTTACGGCCATCACCCCAACGCCTTTTCCAGTTCCGGCAGCGCGGTGAACAAGTCCTGCACCAGGCCGTAATCGGCGACTTGGAAGATCGGGGCTTCGGCGTCCTTGTTGATGGCGACGATGACTTTTGAATCCTTCATGCCGGCCAGATGCTGGATCGCGCCGGAGATGCCGACGGCGATATAAAGCTCGGGGGCGACGACTTTGCCGGTTTGGCCGACCTGATAATCGTTCGGCACGAAGCCCGCATCGA
This sequence is a window from Alphaproteobacteria bacterium. Protein-coding genes within it:
- a CDS encoding type I secretion system permease/ATPase, which produces MECLAIIAAENGRRTTAAALSSGLPVHGKQMASPAAFVRAADRIGFTARMVRRPITDLIDHPGLPAILVLKRNLAAILRGRVGDKFAVLFPETPDAPTLLTLDELRQRFNDYAFFVRPRANLDARTGPAEIDPTRSWFWGALYRHRKIYYEVGLAAVVINILAIASPLFTMNVYDRVIPNSAFETLWFLGAGVFLAYLFDFFLKNLRSHFVDTAGRKADNIISSRIFEQMLAMKMAARPPSVGVHAANLREFETLRDFFASATIVAVIDFPFIILFILLIWVIAGPVAVVPAVLVPLSMGVGVLLQGPLDKVIKESMKEGSYKSSLIFETLSGLETIKVQAAEGHMQRKWEELTEQSSRTSVKARSVSSFGVNFAVLMANICSVIMILYGTYLIADHKITMGALIASVILSGRCMAPVASIAGLLTKWSQSKEALERLDELMKAPVERPMGQVFISMPVMKGQLEFRDVVFRYPNQKTPALQNVTMSVKPGEHVGVIGAVGSGKTTLERLILNLYQPEAGSVQIDGVDVRQIDPADLRRNIGVVQQTPYLFFGTVRENITLGHESVPDSAVLRAAEMAGVMNFLRDSEAGLDTQIGERGDNLSGGQRQAIAIARALLYDPPILLLDEPTASIDPGSERRLYGHLKEMIKGKTILLITHKSAVLGLIDKLVLMDRGRVIATGPRDEVIQKLQAGAYRSGGSGGAPNE
- a CDS encoding HlyD family type I secretion periplasmic adaptor subunit — its product is MSDPKQNPPQGGQMKIEPVKIPASEAAGAKPKQAPPRKPAGGGKSLDMNEYDLRKLDLTRKYDDDFSPADGLSFRDHLMLYTLAGMLFIFLAWANIATLDEVSRGDGTVVPSSEVKAVQNLEGGIIDEFMVKEGDTVKSGQPLLRMRNIQARADFDATMQKYLGTLATTQRLQAETEGKDLISFTDDVVKGAPDSVRQEQNAFDANKRQLANQSTVLKDQLSQKEQEVAELQRRIADTGSMLALAVDERNMVEPMVAKGAANKKELLQVKQRIAQQSAELNGLRLALPRSQTAVKEVKSRLETLLTDFRATSQKELAEKTIEMNTIKQTLAAYRDKSERTEIVATVNGVVKDIKITTVGGVVRPGETIMEVVPADDKLVVEARILPRDIAFIHTGQNAIVRLTAFDFSVYGSLSGKVVEVSPDSIMNEKGESFFRVRVETEQTSVQKGDKKLEVMSGMQATVDIVTGKKTVMQYLLKPFTKAAQTAMRER